GAAGGGCCAGTAATCTCTAAGTTTCTCGTCGAGTAACCGTTCGATTCGCCTTGGGTCATCTACTTCTGGATAGACTTCGAGGATGCTAGCCATCTTTCCTCCACCATGCTCCTCCTTTATGAATTGTTTGAGGCGCTCTTGAACGGTTTGAAGGTTGACGTCCTCTGTGGCGACGATGACGAACCCTTCATCATATTCTGCCACAAACTCTAAATTTAGCGTTTGAGAAAGCCATTCCAATACGTCGTCGTCTTCATCTGGAATCTGTAGAAGAAATGCATCGCCTCCAGATATTTCAGGCAGGCCAGCGGTCTTTCGTTCTTCCTTTCGATTCCGTGCAGATTCTGAGAACGAACTGAATCGATCAGCTAGATAGGCCCCATGCTCTGCCCTTCGCTCCTCATTTTCTTTGACGCGGTCCGGTTTTTCGCCTCCGCCTTCCAGCTTTGCATTGCCTCGAAATTTGTGGATGAGGGGTAAGTGGGGAAAGTCGGTGTTGGCCATTGCTTAAAAATGTCGTTTCACGTCCTGAGCTGCTGATTCTAGATCTTCCAAGGCTACCTCTTTACGGTTTGCCATAACTGAGCGCTTCGCAGCGTTCTGAGCAATACGCTCAACTTCACTGAAACTGAAACCATCTAAACTAGCCGCGAAATGCTCCAGATGGAGCTTTTTTGATACCTTCAATGCGGACAAGCTTTGTTCAAGCAAACGTGCGATCTCGATGATCCCAGGCATTGGGATTTCGACAGCTTCGTCAAATCGACGATATATTGCCTGATCCAGAGCCTCATAATGGTTTGTTGCAGCAATAACCAGTCCATCGCCACGATAGTCCTCTAGTAGCTGCAGCAGCATATTAACAACGCGGGAGACTTCGCCAACGTCATTATGGGCACCCCGTGCACGGGCAATCGTATCGCATTCATCCAAAAAGAGAGCGCAGGGCTGTGCTTCTGCTGCCTCGAAAATTTTGCCTAGATTGGATGCGGTCTCTCCAAAGTATGACGAGATTAAGGTGTCAAAGCGCACTTTGTGGAGAGGGAGTCCTGTTGCCCAAGCAATTCGTTCGGCCCCCAAGCTTTTCCCACAGCCGGGAGGGCCGTAGAAGAGGATGCGTTGGCGTGCCCTCAAGCCAAACTTCGACAATCGAGTACGAGCGGCATACTCCTTTTCTATGCGAAAAAAACGTTGCTCAATCGTGTCTGGAAGAACCATGTGATGCCGTAACTGATCATGCTCCAGTACCTGGACTAGAGGAGCTGAATCTCGGCGGGTTGAGGGCAAGGGAGCAAGCTTGCGAATCGGTGCTGACTGCTTGGCATCTGCTTTGGCGAGTTTACGCTCAAGGTCTTCGGCTAGTTTCGTGTGCCCTAGACGCTTCTCGTCTGCCACAATAGCACGACATACCGCCTTCAAGTCCAAGTCGGAACCGGCTTGGACACTGGCGAAAAGGCGTTTGAGGAGAGTGGCTTTCATGCAGATTTATGTAACAAAAGATAATATATGGTAGATGAGAGAAATTCTGCAATCTTTCTTGCCATATCTTTGTGTATGAGCGCTGTCAAAGCATCCGTTCTTGCTCTGAACCCATTTCCATGGTTGAAGATA
This genomic interval from Ruficoccus sp. ZRK36 contains the following:
- a CDS encoding ATP-binding protein, translating into MKATLLKRLFASVQAGSDLDLKAVCRAIVADEKRLGHTKLAEDLERKLAKADAKQSAPIRKLAPLPSTRRDSAPLVQVLEHDQLRHHMVLPDTIEQRFFRIEKEYAARTRLSKFGLRARQRILFYGPPGCGKSLGAERIAWATGLPLHKVRFDTLISSYFGETASNLGKIFEAAEAQPCALFLDECDTIARARGAHNDVGEVSRVVNMLLQLLEDYRGDGLVIAATNHYEALDQAIYRRFDEAVEIPMPGIIEIARLLEQSLSALKVSKKLHLEHFAASLDGFSFSEVERIAQNAAKRSVMANRKEVALEDLESAAQDVKRHF